A single window of Agromyces aureus DNA harbors:
- a CDS encoding ATP-dependent DNA helicase — translation MAPTLTREQTAVFEAIEGTRDHVFVTGRAGTGKSTLLNHLNWNTQKQIVICAPTGVAALNVGGQTIHSLFRLPIGVIADHPIDQNDAVRKILNAMDTLVIDEISMVNADLMDAMDRALRQARQRRHEPFGGVQVVLFGDPYQLAPVPGDGDERAYFADTYDSMWFFDAKVWRETGLRIFELGEVHRQHDAEFKHMLNAVRHGAVTAEIAGVLNGIGARRPLPEHGAITLATTNGTVNRINATQLHRLPGTSKANEAEVAGDFGGRAYPADERLELKVGAQVMFLRNDTAIGPDGQRWVNGTIGTVTRLDRELRVEVDGEEHEVEPATWEKYKYSWDPARKKLERQIVAEFTQFPLRLAWAVTIHKSQGASYDTAIVDLGSRVFSPGQTYVALSRLTSLDGLYLSRPLRPSDIIVDAAVERFMSGAHREIGSNT, via the coding sequence GTGGCCCCCACCCTCACCCGCGAGCAGACCGCGGTCTTCGAGGCGATCGAGGGCACTCGCGACCACGTGTTCGTCACGGGCCGGGCGGGCACCGGCAAGTCGACGCTGCTGAACCACCTCAACTGGAACACGCAGAAGCAGATCGTGATCTGCGCCCCGACGGGCGTGGCGGCGCTGAACGTCGGAGGGCAGACGATCCACTCGCTGTTCCGCCTGCCGATCGGGGTCATCGCCGACCACCCGATCGACCAGAACGACGCGGTCCGCAAGATCCTGAACGCCATGGACACCCTCGTGATCGACGAGATCTCGATGGTCAACGCCGACCTGATGGACGCCATGGACCGCGCGCTGCGACAGGCGCGGCAGCGCAGGCACGAACCGTTCGGCGGGGTGCAGGTCGTGCTCTTCGGCGATCCGTACCAGCTGGCCCCAGTGCCGGGCGACGGCGACGAGCGGGCGTACTTCGCCGACACCTACGACTCGATGTGGTTCTTCGACGCCAAGGTGTGGCGCGAGACCGGCCTGCGCATCTTCGAGCTCGGCGAGGTGCACCGCCAGCACGACGCCGAGTTCAAGCACATGCTGAACGCCGTGCGGCACGGCGCGGTCACCGCCGAGATCGCCGGGGTGCTCAACGGCATCGGCGCCCGGCGTCCGCTGCCCGAGCACGGCGCGATCACGCTCGCCACGACGAACGGCACCGTCAACCGCATCAACGCGACCCAACTGCACCGGCTTCCGGGCACGTCGAAGGCGAACGAAGCCGAGGTCGCCGGCGACTTCGGCGGCCGGGCGTACCCCGCCGACGAGCGGCTCGAGCTCAAGGTGGGTGCGCAGGTGATGTTCCTGCGCAACGACACCGCGATCGGGCCCGACGGGCAGCGCTGGGTCAACGGCACGATCGGCACCGTGACCCGCCTCGACCGCGAACTGCGCGTGGAGGTCGACGGCGAGGAGCACGAGGTCGAGCCCGCCACGTGGGAGAAGTACAAGTACTCCTGGGACCCCGCGCGCAAGAAGCTCGAACGTCAGATCGTCGCCGAGTTCACCCAGTTCCCGCTGCGGCTCGCCTGGGCGGTGACGATCCACAAGTCGCAGGGGGCGAGTTACGACACCGCGATCGTCGATCTCGGGTCGCGCGTCTTCAGCCCGGGGCAGACCTACGTGGCGCTCAGCCGGCTCACCTCCCTCGACGGCCTCTACCTCAGCCGGCCGCTGCGACCCAGCGACATCATCGTGGATGCCGCGGTCGAGCGCTTCATGTCCGGCGCCCACCGCGAGATCGGCTCGAACACCTGA